A single Anatilimnocola floriformis DNA region contains:
- the gcvPB gene encoding aminomethyl-transferring glycine dehydrogenase subunit GcvPB, whose translation MRNLKTSTLIFELSKPGRRGAKLPACDVPSPEINQLLPAAALAAAPPPLPEVAEPEVVRHFTNLSTLNMSVDTHFYPLGSCTMKYNSKRNERLAGLPGLAELHPYQPESSLQGILQIFYELQQFFGEISGLPAVSLQPAAGAHGELTALMVAAAHFRTIGQKRTKILAPDSAHGTNPASAKMAGFEFVTIKSTPQGNVDMDDLRAKLDDTVAVFMITNPNTLGMFDKQVGEICKLVHDHGGLIYLDGANMNAILGIARPGDFGADMMHYNPHKTFSGPHGGGGPGAGPICVTETLRPYLPCPVVEKNDDGYCLVYDNPTTIGRVRSFFGNVGVLIRAYCYISTHGPDGLKRVSETAVLNANYLLSKVKHFLPVPQGARCMHEFVASGAALKKAKGISAMDVAKRLLDYGFHAPTVYFPLTVAEAMMIEPTETESKETLDSFAEVLFRITEESGDLLHEAPHSTPISRPDEVRAARQPIIKWTPATA comes from the coding sequence ATGCGAAATCTCAAAACCAGCACATTGATTTTCGAACTCTCAAAGCCAGGCCGTCGCGGCGCGAAGTTGCCGGCCTGCGATGTTCCCTCGCCGGAAATCAATCAGCTGCTGCCAGCCGCTGCCCTCGCGGCTGCTCCGCCGCCGTTGCCGGAAGTCGCCGAGCCCGAAGTGGTGCGGCACTTCACCAATCTGTCGACGCTCAACATGTCGGTCGATACGCACTTCTATCCGCTCGGCAGTTGCACGATGAAGTACAACAGCAAGCGCAACGAACGCCTCGCCGGGCTCCCCGGGCTCGCCGAGCTTCATCCCTATCAGCCCGAGAGTTCGTTGCAAGGCATTTTGCAGATCTTCTACGAACTGCAGCAGTTCTTCGGCGAGATCTCCGGCCTGCCCGCGGTTTCGTTGCAACCTGCCGCCGGTGCGCATGGCGAATTGACGGCGCTGATGGTGGCGGCTGCGCACTTCCGCACGATCGGGCAAAAACGCACCAAGATTCTCGCGCCTGATAGCGCCCACGGCACGAACCCCGCCAGTGCCAAGATGGCTGGCTTTGAGTTCGTGACGATTAAGAGCACGCCGCAAGGTAATGTCGATATGGACGACTTGCGCGCCAAACTCGACGACACGGTCGCGGTGTTCATGATTACGAATCCGAACACGCTCGGCATGTTCGACAAGCAAGTCGGAGAAATTTGCAAATTAGTTCACGACCATGGTGGGCTGATCTATCTCGACGGCGCGAACATGAACGCGATCCTCGGCATCGCTCGTCCGGGCGATTTTGGCGCCGACATGATGCACTACAACCCGCATAAGACCTTCAGCGGGCCGCACGGCGGCGGTGGTCCTGGCGCGGGGCCGATCTGCGTGACCGAAACACTTCGGCCATACCTCCCCTGCCCTGTCGTCGAGAAAAATGACGATGGCTATTGTCTGGTTTACGACAACCCTACGACGATCGGTCGCGTGCGCAGTTTCTTCGGCAACGTCGGCGTGCTCATTCGCGCCTATTGCTACATCAGCACGCACGGCCCCGATGGTTTGAAGCGAGTTTCGGAAACGGCCGTGCTCAACGCGAACTATCTCCTCAGCAAGGTGAAGCACTTCCTGCCCGTGCCGCAAGGAGCGCGATGCATGCACGAATTCGTCGCCAGCGGCGCCGCGCTGAAGAAGGCCAAGGGCATCTCGGCCATGGATGTCGCCAAGCGGCTGTTGGACTACGGCTTTCACGCGCCAACGGTTTATTTTCCGCTGACGGTGGCCGAAGCCATGATGATCGAACCGACCGAAACCGAGAGCAAGGAAACGCTCGATTCGTTTGCCGAAGTTCTCTTCCGCATCACCGAAGAGTCTGGCGACCTGCTGCACGAAGCGCCCCACAGCACACCCATCAGCCGGCCTGACGAAGTCCGCGCCGCACGGCAGCCGATCATCAAGTGGACTCCAGCAACTGCGTAG
- a CDS encoding DUF1559 domain-containing protein, whose translation MNLASRSRDRRAAFTLVELLVVIAIIGVLVALLLPAVQAAREAARRMSCQNNLKQLGLAVHNYESTHKILPPGGMPSPRNVVGNYGVSWFAVILPYMENGALYDKFDFAATTSAQTGVVYYNGFGNAYNGNLVRGKFIQPFWCPSSPLGKFVMKTIDPPGPEGVMSPTYAGISGAATHPVGGSIVNVDSQSNPHDATGILSKSGVLTSSAYVKLGEITDGTSNTLMAGEQSGFCITAAGAKVDCRSDFGHGFPMGPESYVNNKRDWNITTVRYGINTRAWELKGIGDVYYGNNRPIQSAHPGGANVLHADGAVRFLVESTSLQALSDLCNRDDGNVIQ comes from the coding sequence ATGAACCTCGCTTCTCGCTCTCGCGACCGCCGAGCTGCCTTCACGCTCGTCGAACTGCTGGTTGTCATCGCGATTATTGGCGTGCTCGTGGCGCTGTTGCTCCCCGCCGTGCAAGCTGCGCGCGAAGCTGCCCGGCGGATGAGCTGTCAGAACAATCTGAAGCAGCTCGGCTTGGCCGTGCACAATTACGAATCGACGCACAAGATCTTGCCGCCCGGCGGCATGCCATCGCCGCGAAATGTGGTGGGAAATTACGGCGTGTCGTGGTTCGCAGTCATTCTGCCGTACATGGAAAACGGCGCGCTCTATGACAAGTTTGATTTTGCCGCGACTACTTCGGCGCAGACGGGCGTTGTTTACTACAACGGTTTCGGCAACGCCTACAACGGCAATCTGGTCCGCGGCAAATTCATTCAGCCGTTTTGGTGCCCCAGTTCGCCGCTCGGTAAATTCGTCATGAAGACGATCGATCCACCAGGCCCCGAGGGCGTGATGTCGCCGACTTACGCGGGCATCAGCGGTGCGGCGACGCACCCGGTGGGTGGTAGCATCGTCAATGTCGACAGTCAGTCGAACCCGCACGATGCGACAGGCATTCTGTCGAAATCGGGCGTCCTTACTTCGTCCGCTTACGTCAAGCTCGGCGAGATTACCGACGGGACGAGCAACACGCTGATGGCCGGCGAGCAGTCGGGCTTTTGCATTACGGCTGCCGGCGCGAAGGTGGATTGCCGCAGCGACTTCGGCCACGGTTTTCCGATGGGACCGGAAAGTTACGTCAACAACAAACGGGATTGGAACATCACCACCGTTCGCTACGGCATCAACACTCGCGCCTGGGAACTGAAGGGGATCGGCGACGTTTACTACGGCAACAATCGACCGATCCAATCGGCGCATCCTGGCGGCGCGAATGTGCTGCATGCGGATGGCGCGGTTCGGTTTCTCGTCGAAAGCACCTCGCTGCAAGCTCTTTCGGATCTCTGTAATCGCGACGACGGCAACGTTATCCAGTAA
- the gcvPA gene encoding aminomethyl-transferring glycine dehydrogenase subunit GcvPA, with the protein MPYTYNTPDDERAMLQSIGVASVQELFQSVPEEFRLQRPLDLPPALGELELTQHISALAAKNANAQQKACFLGGGSYDHFVPAVVDALASRGEFYTSYTPYQPEVSQGNLQVMFEYQSLICQLTGMDVSNASLYDGGSAVAEAVLLAMSVTGRNRVVVPASMHPEYRQILQTYFACIGGELVTVPTPSGVVSVADVAAVVNGETACVVVQHPNFFGGLEDVAALSQVAHDAGALLIHSFDPISLGVLKRPGDLGADVAVAEGQSLGTPMLFGGPYLGIMACKEQFVRRMPGRIAGQTVDRRGRRCWVLTLQTREQHIRREKATSNICTNQGLFALRAAIYLTEMGPQGLREVAELCVRKAHYAREQITSHPRFTSAFEGPTFKEFVVRDTQGRVGELIEQAADAGYLAGVPLAPWYPDLADCFLVAVTEKRTKPEIDGLVQTLATTLRNAAPRPHGAVLART; encoded by the coding sequence ATGCCCTACACCTACAACACGCCCGACGATGAACGGGCCATGCTGCAATCGATCGGCGTCGCCTCGGTGCAGGAACTGTTTCAATCCGTGCCGGAAGAATTTCGCCTGCAGCGGCCACTCGATCTGCCGCCGGCCCTCGGCGAGCTCGAACTGACGCAGCACATCTCGGCTCTCGCGGCGAAGAACGCTAACGCTCAGCAGAAGGCCTGCTTCCTTGGCGGCGGCAGCTACGATCACTTCGTCCCCGCCGTGGTCGATGCTCTCGCCTCGCGCGGTGAGTTCTACACTAGCTACACCCCTTATCAGCCCGAAGTGAGCCAGGGGAATCTGCAGGTGATGTTTGAGTATCAGTCGCTCATCTGTCAGCTGACGGGCATGGATGTGAGCAACGCCAGCCTGTACGACGGCGGCAGCGCCGTGGCTGAAGCAGTGCTCCTCGCGATGAGTGTGACGGGCCGCAATCGCGTTGTCGTGCCGGCGAGCATGCATCCCGAGTATCGGCAGATTCTGCAAACGTATTTCGCTTGCATCGGCGGTGAACTCGTAACGGTTCCTACTCCTTCGGGAGTGGTTTCGGTGGCCGATGTCGCTGCTGTAGTGAATGGCGAAACGGCTTGCGTCGTCGTGCAACATCCAAATTTCTTCGGCGGTTTAGAAGATGTCGCCGCGCTCTCGCAAGTGGCCCACGATGCCGGCGCGCTATTGATTCATTCGTTCGATCCTATCAGCCTCGGTGTGCTCAAACGGCCTGGTGATCTCGGCGCCGATGTCGCCGTGGCCGAAGGTCAAAGCCTCGGCACACCGATGCTCTTCGGCGGACCGTACCTGGGAATCATGGCTTGCAAGGAGCAATTCGTACGGCGGATGCCGGGCCGTATTGCTGGCCAAACCGTCGATCGCCGCGGCCGCCGTTGCTGGGTTCTCACGCTGCAGACGCGCGAGCAACACATTCGCCGTGAAAAAGCCACGAGTAACATTTGCACGAATCAAGGCTTGTTCGCACTGCGAGCCGCGATCTATCTCACCGAGATGGGACCGCAAGGTTTGCGCGAGGTCGCCGAATTGTGCGTTCGCAAGGCGCATTACGCTCGTGAGCAAATCACTTCGCATCCGCGCTTCACTTCGGCTTTCGAGGGGCCGACGTTCAAGGAATTCGTCGTTCGCGATACGCAGGGCCGCGTTGGTGAATTGATTGAACAAGCGGCGGACGCGGGTTATCTCGCCGGCGTGCCGTTGGCTCCGTGGTATCCCGATTTGGCCGATTGCTTCCTGGTGGCTGTGACGGAGAAGCGGACCAAGCCAGAAATCGACGGCTTGGTGCAAACGCTGGCGACGACGCTCCGCAATGCAGCGCCGCGTCCGCATGGGGCCGTTCTGGCTCGGACGTAA
- the gcvH gene encoding glycine cleavage system protein GcvH, whose protein sequence is MKPEELLYAETHEWVGVSTEGGRKVGTIGITAFAIEQLTDLVHMVLPKLGAKATAGKEFGEVESVKAVSSLYSPVSGEIIAVNDQLPGRLEHLGDDPYITGWMIKVAIADEADLTKLMDYAAYQKQCASE, encoded by the coding sequence ATGAAGCCCGAAGAACTGTTGTACGCCGAAACGCATGAATGGGTCGGCGTCTCGACCGAAGGTGGCCGTAAGGTCGGCACCATCGGCATCACGGCGTTTGCCATCGAGCAACTCACCGACCTGGTACACATGGTGCTGCCGAAGCTCGGCGCGAAGGCCACGGCCGGCAAAGAATTCGGCGAAGTCGAATCGGTGAAAGCCGTCAGCTCGCTCTATAGCCCAGTGAGCGGCGAGATCATCGCGGTGAACGATCAACTGCCCGGCCGTCTCGAACACCTCGGTGACGATCCTTACATCACCGGCTGGATGATCAAGGTCGCGATCGCCGACGAAGCCGATCTGACGAAGCTAATGGACTACGCCGCCTATCAAAAGCAGTGCGCGTCGGAGTAG
- a CDS encoding FHA domain-containing protein, whose protein sequence is MQVKFKLLKGSHAGKEVKLPAPKCLIGRNDDCHLKPQSEAVSRRHCVILTTDSEVVIRDLNSRNGTFVNGEKITGDTVLLNGDMVKVGPLEFEMLIEHTAARIKKAKVSDIKDAATRIVQSTASASSSDLSDVTAWLDEADVKARTETRQFRVDDTATGTVADIVGEQAAQATEKESPDKNQETTELKADETKRPDKKSPGKLPPRAVAQAKDSREAASDMLKKLFNRR, encoded by the coding sequence ATGCAGGTCAAGTTCAAGCTGTTGAAGGGATCTCACGCGGGCAAGGAAGTTAAGCTTCCGGCTCCGAAATGCTTGATCGGTCGCAACGACGACTGTCATTTGAAGCCGCAAAGCGAAGCCGTCAGTCGGCGGCATTGCGTGATTCTCACGACCGATTCGGAAGTCGTCATTCGCGATCTGAACAGCCGCAACGGCACGTTCGTGAATGGCGAAAAAATCACGGGCGATACCGTGCTGCTCAATGGCGACATGGTGAAGGTTGGGCCGCTTGAGTTCGAAATGCTGATCGAGCACACAGCAGCTCGTATCAAGAAGGCCAAAGTTTCGGACATCAAAGATGCGGCCACGCGGATCGTGCAATCGACCGCCTCGGCCTCGAGCAGCGATCTCAGCGATGTTACGGCTTGGCTGGACGAAGCCGATGTAAAAGCTCGCACCGAAACTCGCCAGTTTCGCGTCGACGATACGGCCACCGGCACGGTCGCCGATATTGTGGGTGAGCAAGCGGCGCAGGCGACCGAAAAGGAGTCGCCCGATAAAAATCAAGAGACCACCGAGCTGAAGGCGGACGAAACCAAGCGGCCCGATAAGAAGTCGCCGGGCAAGCTGCCGCCACGGGCAGTCGCACAGGCCAAGGATTCTCGTGAAGCAGCTTCGGACATGCTTAAAAAGCTGTTCAACCGCCGGTAA
- a CDS encoding anti-sigma factor family protein, producing the protein MKCTDFEDRLNDILDERRSPHTDAALTSHAATCADCRELLADHESLFRGLAVLSHRTASSLQETLSPELGTRVLSEYNTPVIVPPLPPAPRRSWFPLVATAAAVLIVVGIGVLIANRGGRQPIARDPAPRNKGNGNGLAIANPNRATIPAESPKKAPPAIVVHPERLPPRTPPTAEEAEALRQMASIATWSNTAQWPQVDTLNVGQVEQYAPGIRPIRESFEVALDALLRTIPSGKKDTRNTPPQAIQPYGEMLDLA; encoded by the coding sequence ATGAAGTGCACTGATTTCGAAGATCGCTTGAACGACATCCTCGACGAGCGCCGCTCGCCGCACACCGATGCTGCGCTCACTTCGCACGCGGCCACTTGTGCCGACTGCCGCGAATTGCTCGCTGATCATGAGAGCCTCTTTCGTGGCCTCGCTGTTTTGAGCCATCGCACAGCGTCCTCGCTGCAGGAGACTCTGTCGCCGGAACTCGGTACTCGCGTGCTCAGCGAATACAACACGCCGGTCATCGTCCCGCCCCTCCCCCCTGCCCCGCGTCGCAGTTGGTTTCCGCTCGTCGCCACGGCCGCCGCCGTGCTGATCGTCGTCGGCATCGGCGTGTTGATTGCGAATCGCGGCGGCCGACAGCCAATCGCCCGCGATCCAGCCCCGCGCAACAAGGGCAATGGCAACGGCCTCGCGATCGCTAATCCCAACCGAGCGACGATCCCCGCCGAATCGCCGAAGAAGGCGCCTCCAGCCATCGTCGTTCATCCCGAGCGCCTTCCCCCGCGCACGCCACCCACGGCCGAAGAAGCGGAAGCCCTCCGGCAGATGGCTTCGATCGCCACTTGGTCGAATACCGCCCAGTGGCCCCAGGTCGACACGCTGAACGTCGGTCAGGTCGAACAATACGCCCCCGGTATCCGTCCCATCCGCGAATCGTTCGAAGTCGCCCTCGACGCGCTACTGCGGACGATTCCCTCGGGCAAGAAAGATACTCGCAACACCCCGCCCCAGGCGATTCAGCCTTACGGCGAGATGCTCGATCTCGCCTAG
- the gcvT gene encoding glycine cleavage system aminomethyltransferase GcvT, which translates to MSVALRETPLHAWHAAHGGRLVDFAGWSMPVQYGSIIDEHTATRTAAGLFDVSHMGRLRIDGPGSTVLLDRLLTRKVAGLGIGKIRYSLVCQEDGGILDDVLIYHLQQPQGDLYHHLVVNASNREKIVAWIQKHIQPGDEVRLTDQTFETSMIAVQGPAALRLLEPLVGADLGGLEYYSGCETSICGQRGIVSRTGYTGEDGCELIVPADKAVEVWTRVLEAGKESGARAVGLAARDTLRLEAAMPLYGHELNEKLDPLTADLAFAVNLTGRDFIGRTALLKIKDKKDRPRRVGLELAGRRIPREHYPVVANGQNVGEVTSGTFSPTLQKSIAMAYVQPQFAEPGTELAIDIRGAAEPCRVVKLPFYTRSKS; encoded by the coding sequence ATGAGTGTTGCGCTAAGAGAAACACCTTTGCACGCCTGGCACGCCGCGCATGGAGGGCGTCTGGTCGACTTCGCGGGCTGGTCAATGCCGGTGCAATACGGCTCGATTATCGACGAGCACACCGCCACTCGCACCGCCGCCGGATTGTTCGACGTCTCTCACATGGGCCGCCTCCGCATCGATGGCCCAGGAAGCACCGTTCTGCTCGATCGGCTGCTCACTCGCAAAGTTGCAGGGCTCGGCATCGGCAAGATTCGTTACTCGCTCGTCTGTCAGGAAGACGGCGGCATTCTCGACGACGTGCTCATCTATCATCTGCAGCAGCCGCAAGGCGATCTCTATCACCATCTGGTGGTGAATGCGAGCAATCGCGAAAAGATCGTGGCTTGGATCCAAAAGCACATTCAGCCTGGCGATGAAGTTCGCCTGACCGATCAAACGTTCGAGACGTCGATGATTGCGGTGCAAGGGCCGGCCGCCCTGCGTTTGCTGGAGCCGCTCGTCGGTGCTGATCTCGGTGGTCTCGAATATTACTCGGGCTGCGAAACTTCGATCTGTGGTCAGCGCGGCATCGTCAGCCGCACGGGATACACCGGTGAAGATGGCTGCGAACTGATTGTGCCTGCCGACAAGGCCGTGGAAGTGTGGACGCGCGTGCTCGAAGCGGGCAAAGAAAGTGGCGCTCGGGCCGTGGGCCTCGCCGCTCGCGATACGTTGCGGCTTGAAGCGGCGATGCCGCTGTATGGCCACGAATTGAACGAAAAGCTCGATCCGCTGACGGCTGACTTGGCCTTTGCGGTGAATCTGACCGGGCGCGATTTTATCGGTCGCACAGCGCTGCTGAAAATCAAAGACAAAAAAGATCGGCCACGGCGAGTTGGTTTGGAACTCGCCGGTCGCCGCATTCCGCGCGAGCATTATCCGGTGGTCGCCAACGGACAAAACGTCGGCGAAGTCACCAGCGGAACGTTTTCGCCCACGCTGCAAAAATCGATTGCCATGGCGTATGTCCAGCCGCAATTTGCCGAGCCGGGAACAGAACTGGCCATCGATATTCGCGGCGCTGCCGAACCGTGCCGCGTCGTGAAGTTGCCGTTTTACACGCGGTCCAAATCCTGA
- a CDS encoding outer membrane protein assembly factor BamB family protein, translating to MRLSLFLPSLLLIAQLAAAQETKTSKVQEVAKPLSEFPALPAVVARNGDWPWWRGPTLDNHSPSNSEYPELTAANIRYRVEIPGKGHASPILVGEHVVLATADDANQTQSLLARKRTTGELVWQTEIHRGGFQKDSHRNNSRASATPAFDGQHYFTVFINHGGLWVSAVDEKGKIAWQTRAGDFDSIYGFGMAPCLWGPLVFVCGDNDRPGAFLAALHRQTGEIVWRVKRPHIDTYGTPIVVNLAGRDQLLLGGGGYMMSYDPATGKILWKCKGPTEETTSNTAAFFKDTVYVTGGYPKPYIAMGIRADGTGDVDDTHVLWTNKRAMSYVPSPLYHEGLLYVLNDDGIITCLDAETGKPAFSQRLGGDYSASPLLLGDRIVLCSEQGLIITIATGKKFKKLSELDLEIENGMWATPAVSADGVYVRTLKQLVKFGK from the coding sequence ATGCGTCTTTCTCTCTTCCTGCCATCTCTCTTGCTCATTGCGCAGCTTGCGGCTGCGCAGGAGACGAAGACCTCCAAGGTTCAGGAAGTTGCCAAACCGCTCAGCGAATTTCCGGCGCTGCCGGCAGTTGTCGCGCGCAATGGGGATTGGCCTTGGTGGCGCGGCCCGACGCTCGATAACCATTCGCCCTCGAACAGCGAGTATCCCGAACTCACGGCAGCGAATATTCGCTATCGAGTCGAAATCCCGGGCAAAGGGCACGCTTCGCCGATCCTCGTTGGCGAGCATGTCGTTCTCGCGACGGCCGACGATGCCAATCAAACGCAATCGCTGCTCGCGCGCAAACGAACGACCGGTGAACTCGTCTGGCAAACAGAAATTCACCGTGGCGGTTTTCAAAAAGACTCGCATCGCAACAACAGTCGTGCGTCGGCGACGCCGGCCTTTGATGGCCAGCATTACTTCACGGTGTTCATCAATCATGGTGGCTTGTGGGTTTCGGCCGTCGATGAAAAAGGGAAAATCGCCTGGCAAACGCGGGCCGGCGATTTTGATTCGATCTATGGCTTTGGCATGGCGCCCTGTTTGTGGGGACCGCTCGTCTTTGTCTGCGGCGACAACGATCGCCCCGGCGCGTTCCTTGCGGCGCTCCATCGGCAGACCGGTGAAATCGTCTGGCGAGTCAAACGGCCGCACATCGATACCTACGGCACGCCGATCGTCGTCAATCTCGCGGGCCGCGATCAACTGCTGCTCGGCGGCGGCGGTTACATGATGAGCTACGATCCGGCCACTGGCAAAATCCTCTGGAAGTGCAAAGGCCCGACCGAAGAAACGACATCGAACACCGCCGCGTTCTTCAAGGACACTGTCTATGTCACCGGCGGCTATCCGAAACCGTACATCGCCATGGGCATCCGCGCCGATGGCACCGGCGACGTCGATGACACCCACGTACTGTGGACCAACAAGCGGGCAATGTCTTACGTGCCATCGCCCCTTTATCACGAGGGCTTGCTCTACGTACTAAACGACGATGGCATTATCACCTGCCTCGACGCCGAGACCGGCAAGCCGGCCTTCTCCCAACGACTCGGTGGCGATTACAGCGCTTCGCCGCTGCTGCTCGGCGATCGTATCGTCCTCTGCAGCGAACAGGGATTGATCATCACGATCGCCACCGGCAAGAAATTCAAAAAGCTGAGCGAACTCGATCTCGAAATCGAAAACGGCATGTGGGCCACCCCCGCTGTGAGCGCCGATGGCGTGTATGTGCGGACGCTGAAGCAGCTCGTGAAATTTGGAAAATAA
- a CDS encoding lipoate--protein ligase family protein: protein MLRLIISPPAAGAWNMAVDEALLIGDNSADITLRFYEWQEPTLSLGYFQTLADRSRHSASQDCTVVRRASGGGAILHDHELTYSLVAPVGQRFGASAAELYDVAHQSLIEVLSDWNIAAHLCAGEELLGLGAIEPFLCFQRRSRGDVLLGAHKICGSAQRRHQSRVLQHGSVLLGTSSVAPELSGIRELASGSPELSDLRSAWLGRLAHRLQLTVGESVLQPAELEVAAQIREGKFGCPKWTAKR, encoded by the coding sequence GTGCTCCGTCTCATCATCTCCCCGCCCGCTGCGGGGGCCTGGAATATGGCCGTCGACGAAGCTTTGCTCATCGGCGACAACAGCGCTGACATAACACTCCGCTTTTATGAGTGGCAGGAGCCGACGCTCTCGCTGGGCTATTTTCAAACTCTGGCTGATCGATCTCGACACAGTGCGAGCCAGGATTGCACAGTGGTTCGCCGCGCGAGTGGCGGCGGCGCGATCTTGCATGATCACGAATTGACATACAGCCTGGTAGCGCCGGTGGGACAGCGTTTTGGCGCGTCGGCAGCCGAACTTTACGACGTCGCGCATCAAAGCCTGATTGAGGTGTTAAGCGATTGGAACATCGCCGCGCATCTGTGTGCCGGCGAAGAGTTGCTCGGGCTTGGCGCAATTGAGCCGTTTCTCTGCTTCCAACGGCGCAGCCGAGGAGATGTCCTGCTCGGCGCGCACAAGATTTGCGGCAGTGCGCAGCGGCGGCATCAGTCGCGTGTATTGCAGCATGGGAGTGTTCTGCTCGGTACGTCGTCTGTCGCCCCCGAGCTTTCGGGTATCCGCGAATTGGCGTCGGGCTCCCCCGAACTGAGCGACCTCCGTTCGGCATGGCTGGGACGCCTGGCGCACCGTTTGCAACTCACGGTGGGCGAATCTGTTCTGCAACCCGCCGAGCTGGAGGTTGCGGCACAGATTCGCGAAGGGAAGTTCGGCTGCCCTAAATGGACGGCGAAACGTTGA
- a CDS encoding RNA polymerase sigma factor — translation MTKPPPVSLRPLPDELRPLVALCLRGDQHAMLALIDRFRGQVFGLCLRMLNQRQDAEDAAQETFVRVLKNLHRWDPGRDFEPWLLAIAGNRCRTALATRKRRPAGEVLPEQVADSRPEQQSAQHLAEEVSLALEHIREDYRQAFVLFHEHQMSYDQIAEAMEVPLGTVKTWVHRARRGLVDRLRQRGIVEGASHEVH, via the coding sequence ATGACGAAGCCTCCGCCGGTCAGCCTTCGACCGCTGCCAGACGAGCTCCGGCCGCTTGTCGCCCTTTGTTTGCGGGGCGACCAGCACGCCATGCTCGCTTTGATCGACCGCTTTCGTGGGCAAGTCTTTGGACTTTGCCTCCGCATGCTCAATCAACGCCAGGACGCCGAAGATGCCGCGCAGGAGACCTTCGTTCGGGTGCTGAAGAATTTGCATCGTTGGGATCCAGGCCGAGACTTCGAACCTTGGCTTTTGGCGATTGCCGGCAACCGCTGCCGCACGGCCCTTGCCACTCGCAAGCGTCGTCCGGCCGGCGAAGTTTTGCCCGAGCAGGTCGCCGACAGCCGGCCTGAACAGCAGAGCGCTCAGCACCTGGCTGAGGAAGTGTCGCTGGCCCTCGAGCACATCCGCGAGGACTATCGGCAGGCCTTTGTTTTGTTTCACGAACATCAAATGAGTTACGACCAGATCGCCGAGGCGATGGAGGTGCCGCTGGGCACCGTCAAAACCTGGGTACACCGGGCTCGCCGCGGCCTGGTCGATCGACTGCGGCAACGGGGCATCGTCGAAGGAGCATCTCATGAAGTGCACTGA